In Cnuibacter physcomitrellae, a genomic segment contains:
- a CDS encoding MobC family plasmid mobilization relaxosome protein, with protein sequence MGAGSLRWRGLELLVRRSQLFGRSRRENSESPRDKRYVVYVNAEEQAALEARAVVAGGITVPRLLVESAMNANVQTRSDVRKFIAGVFELQDGLAAIGNNVNQIAKYANTERVYPSDAEATFEEVRRVARLIEATVQSWDLT encoded by the coding sequence GTGGGTGCGGGGTCGCTGCGCTGGCGTGGATTGGAGCTGCTCGTGAGGCGTTCGCAGCTGTTCGGCCGGTCGCGGCGCGAGAACTCGGAGTCGCCGCGCGATAAGCGTTACGTCGTGTACGTGAACGCTGAGGAGCAGGCCGCGTTGGAGGCCCGCGCCGTGGTGGCGGGCGGGATCACGGTGCCGCGACTGCTGGTGGAGTCGGCGATGAACGCGAACGTCCAGACCCGGTCGGACGTCCGGAAGTTCATCGCGGGGGTGTTCGAGCTGCAGGACGGGTTGGCGGCGATCGGGAACAACGTGAACCAGATCGCGAAGTACGCCAACACGGAGCGCGTCTATCCCTCCGATGCGGAGGCGACGTTCGAGGAAGTGCGACGAGTGGCGCGGCTGATCGAAGCGACCGTGCAGTCCTGGGATCTGACGTGA
- a CDS encoding type II toxin-antitoxin system HicB family antitoxin — translation MNAAEHYSYRVRWSGEDGGYIGTVAEMPSLSWFAEDQRAAFDGIQTLARDVVDDMVSNGESVPEAIADREYSGKFQVRLLPEQHRQLALEAAEQNVSLNRLVASRLVAH, via the coding sequence ATGAACGCTGCAGAGCACTACAGCTACCGGGTCCGCTGGTCCGGCGAGGACGGCGGGTACATCGGAACCGTGGCCGAGATGCCGTCCCTGTCCTGGTTCGCGGAGGATCAGCGAGCCGCCTTCGACGGCATCCAGACCCTCGCCCGCGACGTCGTCGACGACATGGTCAGCAACGGTGAGAGCGTCCCGGAAGCGATCGCGGACCGGGAGTATTCGGGCAAGTTCCAGGTGCGCCTCCTGCCCGAGCAGCACCGCCAGCTCGCACTGGAAGCTGCCGAGCAGAACGTGTCCCTGAACCGCCTCGTCGCCTCTCGCCTCGTCGCCCACTAG
- a CDS encoding toxin HicA: MARIDKLIEEMRRNRSGVRFNDLAKVCDHYFGEPRQQGTSHRVYRMPWPGDPRVNIQDDHGKAKPYQVGQVLAAIEKLEGMES; the protein is encoded by the coding sequence ATGGCTCGGATCGACAAGCTCATCGAGGAGATGCGCCGCAATCGGAGCGGGGTGAGGTTCAACGACCTCGCCAAAGTATGCGACCACTACTTCGGTGAACCGCGCCAGCAGGGCACCTCACACCGGGTCTATCGGATGCCCTGGCCGGGGGATCCGCGAGTGAACATTCAGGACGATCATGGCAAGGCCAAGCCCTACCAGGTGGGGCAGGTCCTGGCCGCCATCGAGAAGTTGGAAGGGATGGAATCATGA
- a CDS encoding glutaredoxin domain-containing protein has product MSVVVYTKAGFCGQCKATETALDRAGIAYEPRLLEDQPAEVIEDFKATIGLTAPIVITDTAAGSWAGFRPDLIGTLAAA; this is encoded by the coding sequence ATGAGCGTCGTCGTCTACACCAAGGCCGGGTTCTGCGGTCAGTGCAAGGCCACCGAGACCGCACTGGATCGGGCCGGGATCGCCTACGAGCCACGGCTGCTGGAGGACCAGCCTGCCGAGGTCATTGAGGACTTCAAGGCGACCATCGGGCTCACCGCCCCCATCGTCATCACCGATACCGCGGCGGGGTCGTGGGCGGGCTTCCGGCCCGACCTCATCGGCACCCTCGCCGCCGCATAA
- a CDS encoding ParB/RepB/Spo0J family partition protein — MTKTTKTAAPVVSIEQIDPNEVELDPNIRTQVVLPPEFVDSIRAEGVREPVLARRTAEGAVYVYDGQRRLLAAREAGVESMLAVFGLEDATGSESGRIQDQLRTFARADLALTDRIAAYEQLALDGISVEKIAKSAGQSAEHVTGALTVAKSKTATQYAGYGTYSLDRLMLIAEFEGDDDAISAVTDCDDDDLEFVAQEQRDEHVIRVRQAELVAQYEAQGLTVVTRYDWSTMTELGRLTDADDDADERPTLDPETHAACPGHVVRVEVYGLDEGDVQVTAYCTRKELHRSIYRYQNTTACAASDEPELTAEEAEARAEAEATAKREARRTLIANNKAWDTATTVRIDWLKTLLSRKKLPTGVGSFVAVTMTRHRWELSNDNDGIAGELLGITGYNNREAMAAQVEKTPTRAAYVSLAVALSAREHATSRESWRHPRAEHAAYLRQLETWGYHLSPVERIAAGYEPDPEPTDPEASTADADAPAEAVEVESESVTAEADAA; from the coding sequence ATGACTAAGACCACTAAAACCGCCGCTCCCGTGGTGAGTATCGAGCAGATCGATCCGAACGAGGTCGAGCTGGACCCCAACATCCGCACCCAGGTCGTCCTCCCGCCCGAGTTCGTCGACTCGATCCGGGCCGAGGGCGTCCGTGAGCCCGTCCTGGCCCGCCGCACCGCGGAGGGTGCCGTGTACGTGTACGACGGTCAGCGTCGCCTCCTCGCCGCCCGCGAGGCCGGGGTGGAGAGCATGCTCGCCGTGTTCGGGCTGGAAGATGCGACCGGCAGCGAGTCCGGGCGCATCCAGGATCAGCTGCGCACGTTCGCTCGTGCCGATCTGGCCCTCACGGACCGGATCGCGGCGTATGAGCAGCTGGCGCTGGATGGGATCAGCGTGGAGAAGATCGCCAAGAGCGCGGGACAGAGCGCGGAGCACGTCACCGGCGCGTTGACCGTGGCGAAGTCGAAGACCGCGACCCAGTACGCCGGATACGGCACGTACTCGCTGGATCGGCTGATGCTGATCGCGGAGTTCGAGGGCGATGACGACGCTATCTCGGCGGTCACCGACTGCGACGACGACGATCTGGAGTTCGTCGCCCAGGAGCAGCGCGACGAGCACGTGATCCGGGTCCGCCAGGCCGAACTCGTCGCCCAGTACGAGGCCCAGGGGCTCACGGTGGTCACCCGGTACGACTGGTCGACCATGACCGAGCTGGGTCGCCTCACCGACGCGGACGACGACGCCGACGAGCGTCCCACCCTCGACCCGGAGACGCATGCCGCCTGCCCCGGTCACGTCGTGCGGGTCGAGGTCTACGGCCTCGATGAAGGCGACGTGCAGGTCACCGCGTACTGCACCCGCAAGGAGCTGCACCGCTCGATCTACCGCTACCAGAACACCACCGCCTGCGCCGCGTCAGACGAGCCGGAGCTGACGGCTGAGGAAGCGGAGGCCCGCGCCGAGGCTGAGGCTACGGCGAAGCGGGAGGCGCGTCGGACTCTGATCGCGAACAACAAGGCGTGGGACACCGCGACCACCGTCCGGATCGACTGGCTCAAGACCCTGCTGTCGCGGAAGAAGCTGCCTACCGGTGTGGGCTCGTTCGTCGCGGTGACGATGACGCGGCACCGCTGGGAACTGAGCAACGACAACGACGGGATCGCGGGCGAGCTGCTCGGCATCACCGGCTACAACAACCGCGAGGCCATGGCGGCCCAGGTGGAGAAGACCCCCACCCGTGCGGCCTACGTCTCCCTCGCGGTGGCGCTGTCTGCTCGGGAGCACGCGACGAGCCGCGAGTCGTGGAGACACCCCCGCGCCGAGCACGCGGCGTACCTGCGCCAGTTGGAGACGTGGGGCTACCACCTGTCCCCCGTGGAGCGGATCGCAGCCGGGTACGAGCCCGACCCCGAGCCCACCGACCCCGAGGCCAGCACGGCGGACGCGGATGCGCCCGCCGAGGCGGTCGAGGTCGAGTCCGAGTCCGTGACTGCTGAGGCTGACGCGGCCTGA